One region of Marivirga arenosa genomic DNA includes:
- a CDS encoding efflux RND transporter permease subunit: MGYRARNVELDYDLAKLVPETDEDYKTLQNFEKEFGVDDNILAIGIKDSALYTPQNFARLQYFAEAVKDIKGVNNLLSIANLQKLQKNSQERKFEMQPLITNLPEDQETLDSLLQEIKDQKFFSSQLLNSENGATAVIITLDEEIFNSPDRLRLMSDITQLGDAFEEKTGIELHYAGLPFVRSTMMTKVRQEIIQLLILSVIVTALILLAFFRSWDAVLFPLLVIFSVVIWSVGTLDLLGYKVTILTSLIPTIIVVIGIPNSIYLLNKYHQEFEEHGNKIKAISTITRKIGIVTLITNFTTAVGFLVLTFTEIKLLEEFGIVAGVNIFATFIVSIILIPAVFSYLPEPGRKQLKHMNFKMTDFVLTWLNKTVHYNRSVIYIATIVIVSLAIVGGFKLNSISHMVDDLPKDGKTITDLRFFEDNFSGIMPLEIVIDTKKKRGIIQRTTLRKVNEFEEFLDSIPAISQPISVVSMVKATRQAYYNGNPSFYALPNSRDYNFIMRYLQQDEENVSVLESFTNEDLSSMRVSLKIADIGSDKMNTLIENSIKPRMNEIFEGEDFDISITGTTPIFIKGNEYLVENLRLSLLIAFLIIALVMGILFQNIRMIIISIIPNVIPLVITGGLMGYLGVPLKPSTVLVFSIAFGISVDDTIHFLAKYRQELFANNFFVPLAVTKTLKETGKSMIYTSIVLFAGFIIFVTSSFGGTVALGALTSTTLLVAMFTNLLVLPSLLLTFDDGKRNKLSHPLIEQYDEDFYLEEEDEEINLSRIKKAEPKVPFKPEEQKKS; encoded by the coding sequence ATGGGATACCGTGCCCGTAATGTTGAGTTAGATTATGACTTAGCAAAATTGGTACCCGAAACAGATGAAGATTATAAAACGCTGCAGAATTTTGAAAAAGAATTCGGAGTGGATGATAATATATTGGCAATAGGTATTAAAGACAGTGCTTTATATACCCCACAAAATTTTGCCAGACTTCAATACTTTGCCGAAGCAGTAAAAGATATAAAAGGTGTAAATAATTTACTTTCAATTGCTAATCTTCAAAAACTGCAAAAGAATTCTCAAGAAAGAAAATTCGAAATGCAGCCTTTAATCACCAATTTACCCGAAGATCAGGAAACTCTTGATAGTTTGTTGCAAGAAATAAAAGATCAGAAATTCTTTTCTTCCCAGTTGCTAAATTCTGAAAATGGGGCAACAGCCGTAATCATTACCTTAGATGAGGAAATCTTTAATTCGCCCGACAGATTAAGATTAATGTCAGACATCACTCAACTAGGTGATGCCTTTGAAGAAAAAACAGGAATTGAGCTTCATTACGCAGGCTTACCTTTTGTACGGTCTACTATGATGACCAAAGTTAGGCAGGAGATTATTCAGTTATTGATATTATCTGTAATTGTTACAGCCTTAATATTATTAGCTTTCTTCCGTTCATGGGATGCTGTTTTATTCCCGTTATTGGTAATTTTCTCGGTAGTAATTTGGTCAGTAGGAACACTAGATTTATTAGGGTATAAAGTCACCATATTAACCAGCTTAATCCCGACCATTATTGTGGTCATTGGAATTCCAAACAGTATCTATTTACTCAATAAATACCATCAAGAATTTGAAGAGCATGGTAATAAAATAAAAGCTATAAGTACGATCACTCGGAAAATTGGGATAGTAACCTTAATTACTAATTTCACAACTGCGGTAGGTTTCTTAGTACTTACTTTTACAGAAATTAAACTATTAGAGGAATTCGGTATAGTAGCAGGTGTCAACATCTTTGCTACTTTTATTGTCAGTATCATTTTGATTCCTGCAGTGTTTTCATACCTACCAGAACCCGGTAGAAAGCAACTGAAGCATATGAATTTCAAAATGACAGATTTTGTTTTAACTTGGTTAAACAAGACCGTTCATTACAACAGAAGTGTTATTTATATTGCCACTATAGTTATTGTGAGCTTAGCTATAGTTGGAGGCTTTAAGTTGAACTCAATTAGCCATATGGTTGATGACTTACCTAAAGACGGCAAAACTATTACTGACCTTCGATTCTTCGAGGATAATTTTAGTGGGATCATGCCACTTGAAATTGTAATTGACACCAAGAAAAAACGAGGTATAATTCAAAGAACTACCTTAAGAAAAGTAAATGAGTTTGAAGAATTTTTAGATAGCATCCCAGCAATCAGCCAGCCTATTTCGGTAGTTAGTATGGTTAAAGCAACAAGGCAAGCTTATTATAATGGAAACCCTTCCTTTTATGCTTTGCCTAATTCGCGTGACTATAATTTCATTATGCGTTATCTACAACAGGATGAAGAAAATGTATCCGTTTTAGAAAGCTTTACTAATGAAGATTTATCATCCATGAGGGTATCTTTAAAAATTGCTGATATTGGATCTGATAAAATGAATACTCTAATCGAAAATTCTATTAAACCTAGAATGAATGAAATTTTTGAAGGAGAGGATTTCGATATCTCCATCACTGGAACCACTCCAATATTCATTAAAGGAAACGAATATTTAGTTGAAAATTTAAGATTAAGTCTTCTCATTGCCTTCTTAATTATAGCATTGGTGATGGGTATTTTATTCCAAAACATACGAATGATCATTATTTCTATCATCCCAAATGTTATTCCATTAGTAATTACAGGAGGTTTAATGGGTTATTTAGGGGTGCCTCTGAAGCCAAGTACTGTATTAGTATTTAGCATTGCCTTTGGTATTTCAGTGGATGATACTATTCACTTTTTAGCCAAGTATAGACAAGAATTATTCGCTAATAATTTCTTTGTACCATTAGCAGTTACTAAAACATTAAAAGAGACCGGAAAGAGTATGATTTACACTTCTATTGTGCTTTTTGCAGGCTTTATTATTTTTGTAACCTCAAGTTTTGGAGGCACAGTTGCTTTGGGAGCTTTAACCTCCACTACCTTATTGGTAGCAATGTTCACTAACTTATTAGTATTACCTTCTCTATTGCTTACTTTTGATGATGGCAAGCGTAATAAATTAAGTCATCCATTGATCGAGCAATATGACGAAGACTTCTACTTAGAAGAAGAAGACGAAGAAATTAATTTATCAAGAATTAAAAAAGCTGAACCTAAAGTTCCTTTTAAGCCTGAGGAGCAGAAAAAATCATAA